A single window of Hymenobacter sp. APR13 DNA harbors:
- a CDS encoding oxidoreductase, which produces MSTTKNWFITGVSTGFGASLAELLLAKGDKVAATFRKQEQADAFTKKAGENGHGFVVEVTDEAQVKRGVQDAIARFGHLDVIVNNAGYGSLGSIEEIDAAEVHRQFDVNVFGPLHVLRAVLPHLRERKSGHVLNITSIGGLKTFPGVGVYNASKFALEAIGESLAQQVKPLGIKVTNIEPSGFRTEWAGSSATFADTQIEDYRATVGENLKGIQSYSGRQPGDPDRAAQIMYDLVRQENPPLHLPLGKAAVKGAREKFTALLEELAAVAETGDSADFPAGE; this is translated from the coding sequence ATGTCAACCACCAAAAACTGGTTTATCACCGGCGTCAGCACCGGATTTGGCGCCTCGCTGGCCGAGCTGCTGCTGGCCAAAGGCGACAAAGTAGCGGCCACGTTCCGCAAGCAGGAGCAGGCCGACGCCTTCACAAAGAAAGCCGGCGAAAACGGCCACGGCTTCGTGGTGGAAGTAACCGACGAAGCCCAGGTGAAGCGGGGCGTGCAGGACGCCATTGCGCGCTTCGGCCACCTCGATGTTATTGTGAACAATGCCGGCTACGGCTCGCTGGGCAGCATCGAGGAGATTGATGCCGCCGAGGTGCACCGTCAGTTCGACGTGAACGTGTTCGGGCCGCTGCACGTGCTGCGGGCCGTGCTGCCCCACCTGCGCGAGCGGAAAAGCGGCCACGTACTCAACATCACCAGCATCGGCGGTCTGAAAACCTTCCCCGGCGTGGGCGTCTACAATGCCAGCAAATTTGCCCTGGAGGCCATCGGCGAGAGCCTGGCCCAGCAGGTGAAGCCGCTCGGCATCAAGGTCACCAACATCGAGCCCAGCGGCTTCCGCACCGAGTGGGCCGGCAGCTCGGCCACCTTCGCCGACACCCAGATTGAGGACTACCGCGCCACCGTGGGCGAGAACCTGAAGGGCATCCAGAGCTACAGCGGCCGCCAGCCCGGCGACCCCGACCGCGCCGCCCAGATCATGTACGACCTCGTGCGCCAGGAAAACCCACCGCTGCACCTGCCCCTCGGCAAGGCCGCCGTGAAAGGCGCCCGCGAGAAGTTCACGGCCCTGCTGGAGGAGCTGGCCGCCGTAGCCGAAACCGGCGACTCCGCCGACTTCCCGGCCGGCGAATAA
- a CDS encoding FRG domain-containing protein, translated as MPHSTNDVEVTSWADLQQALFQETWDGRIGRFRSPFVYRGLRTQSWPLTTSLQRLGGEYQLLENHLLRNFRKYARDSALPGASVWNWLALAQHHGLPTRLLDWTYSPYVALHFATDDLEAYDQPGVIWAINYVKTAEFLPPSLREALRNEGSNVFTPELLEPLCTNLRELELLQREPFLLFLEPPSLDARIVHQYALFSLINTAQDTLHGWLEQHPELYFRIIIPARLKWEIRDKLDQAGITERVLFPGLGGLSRWLHRHYTPTPGQTAQDLLDDQIPG; from the coding sequence GTGCCGCACTCCACCAACGATGTCGAAGTAACTTCCTGGGCTGATTTGCAGCAGGCGCTGTTTCAGGAAACCTGGGACGGCCGCATCGGGCGGTTCCGCTCGCCGTTTGTGTACCGCGGGCTGCGCACCCAAAGCTGGCCCCTGACCACCAGCCTGCAGCGCCTCGGCGGCGAGTACCAGCTGCTGGAAAACCACCTGCTGCGCAACTTCCGCAAGTACGCCCGCGACTCAGCGCTGCCCGGCGCTTCGGTGTGGAACTGGCTGGCCCTGGCCCAGCACCACGGCCTGCCCACCCGCCTGCTCGACTGGACCTACTCGCCCTACGTGGCCCTGCACTTCGCCACCGACGACCTGGAAGCCTACGACCAGCCGGGCGTTATCTGGGCCATCAACTACGTGAAAACGGCCGAATTCCTGCCGCCCAGTCTGCGCGAGGCCCTGCGCAACGAAGGCTCCAACGTGTTTACGCCCGAGCTACTGGAGCCACTCTGCACCAACCTGCGCGAGCTGGAGCTGCTGCAGCGGGAGCCGTTTCTGCTGTTTCTGGAGCCGCCCTCGCTGGATGCCCGCATCGTGCACCAGTACGCCCTGTTTTCGCTGATAAACACGGCCCAGGATACGCTGCACGGCTGGCTGGAGCAGCATCCGGAGCTGTATTTCCGCATCATCATTCCGGCCCGGCTGAAGTGGGAAATCCGGGACAAGCTCGACCAGGCCGGCATTACGGAGCGGGTGCTGTTTCCGGGCCTCGGGGGCCTGAGCCGCTGGCTGCACCGCCACTACACGCCCACACCCGGCCAAACCGCCCAGGACCTGCTCGACGACCAGATTCCGGGGTGA
- a CDS encoding DUF2490 domain-containing protein, with protein MTPLLPVLSWKQMLAVLALTLAAGTVGYAQRPVSSPIAAPAGANTWLTFLSDARLSQRWGLHLDGQLRRAKDAYQPQQLARIGINYHVAPALQLTAGYARASSYFYNDYASASPLPEHRLYQQVLLREDSGRVHTQHRYRLEQRWVRRPGDARATYLNRMRYQLRLVVPLGHKGKLEPGTPYLAGADELFLGFGASAGRNFFEQNRAYLAFGYQFTRAVAIEAGYQHQMVQPAAGYALQYHHTLQLALSFQPDLRRGLALASAL; from the coding sequence ATGACCCCACTTCTACCTGTCCTGTCCTGGAAGCAGATGCTGGCGGTGCTGGCCCTGACCCTGGCAGCAGGTACGGTCGGCTACGCCCAGCGCCCCGTTTCCTCGCCCATTGCCGCCCCTGCCGGCGCCAACACGTGGCTCACGTTCCTCAGCGACGCCCGCCTCAGCCAGCGCTGGGGCCTGCACCTCGACGGGCAGCTGCGCCGCGCCAAAGACGCCTACCAGCCGCAGCAGCTGGCCCGCATCGGTATCAACTACCATGTGGCGCCGGCTTTGCAGCTCACGGCCGGCTACGCCCGCGCCTCGTCTTACTTCTACAACGACTACGCCTCAGCCAGCCCGCTGCCCGAGCACCGCCTCTACCAGCAGGTGCTGCTGCGCGAAGACTCCGGCCGGGTGCACACCCAGCACCGCTACCGCCTGGAGCAGCGCTGGGTGCGCCGCCCCGGCGACGCCCGCGCCACCTACCTCAACCGCATGCGCTACCAGCTGCGCCTAGTGGTGCCGCTCGGCCACAAAGGCAAACTGGAGCCGGGCACACCCTACCTGGCCGGCGCCGACGAGCTTTTTCTGGGCTTTGGGGCCAGTGCGGGCCGCAATTTCTTCGAGCAGAACCGGGCGTATCTGGCATTCGGCTACCAGTTCACCCGGGCGGTGGCCATAGAAGCCGGCTATCAGCATCAGATGGTGCAGCCCGCCGCCGGCTACGCCCTGCAGTACCACCACACGTTGCAACTGGCCCTCAGCTTCCAGCCCGACTTACGGCGCGGCCTGGCGCTGGCCTCGGCGCTGTAA
- a CDS encoding ATP-dependent helicase C-terminal domain-containing protein, producing MPLSISSAQPTNPPSTNPLLKPTPHGRALARLGLAPRLGHLVVRGHELGHGPAAAALAALLSERDVLRAADAHPTPPDLRLRFEAIASGRAPLPGLLVQHNTLHRVRDAARNLRQRAGIRDAATSADADAAGLLTALAYPDRLAQRETPDRVRLATGQRVALPAEHFGRDDQFLAVAYLDGPPHQLRAALAAPVSRQELEELFAEQIEQVDEVRWDAATGRVQARRQRRLGALLLSDAALPQPDATLLAAALLEALRTAGVARLPWSEAATALRQRLMFLHTHFPETWPDVSDETLAAELEEWLAPHLAGLKSLNDVSRLDWLELLLQRLPGGWAQRQELDRLAPAHLEVPSGSHVALDYADPTTPVLAVKLQELFGLIETPTVAGGRVPLLLHLLSPGGRPAQVTRDLRSFWEKGYFEVRKDLKGRYPKHPWPDKPMEHVPTKLTKKRFEANQ from the coding sequence TTGCCCCTATCCATATCATCAGCCCAACCCACCAATCCACCATCCACCAACCCACTACTGAAACCCACGCCGCACGGCCGGGCGCTGGCGCGGCTGGGGCTGGCGCCGCGGCTGGGCCATCTGGTGGTGCGTGGGCACGAGCTGGGCCACGGCCCCGCCGCCGCCGCGCTGGCGGCTTTGCTGTCGGAGCGTGATGTGCTGCGGGCCGCCGACGCCCACCCTACCCCACCCGATCTGCGGCTGCGGTTTGAGGCTATTGCCAGCGGGCGGGCCCCGCTGCCGGGCTTGCTGGTGCAGCACAACACCCTGCACCGCGTCCGGGATGCGGCCCGCAACCTGCGCCAGCGCGCCGGCATCCGCGACGCGGCCACCTCCGCCGATGCCGACGCGGCCGGCCTGCTCACGGCCCTGGCCTACCCCGACCGCCTGGCCCAGCGCGAAACCCCGGACCGGGTGCGCCTCGCCACCGGCCAGCGCGTGGCCCTGCCCGCCGAGCACTTCGGCCGCGACGACCAGTTTCTGGCCGTGGCCTACCTCGATGGCCCGCCGCACCAGCTGCGCGCCGCCCTGGCCGCGCCCGTCAGCCGCCAGGAGCTGGAAGAGCTGTTTGCGGAGCAGATTGAACAGGTGGACGAAGTGCGCTGGGATGCCGCCACCGGCCGCGTGCAGGCCCGCCGCCAGCGTCGCCTGGGCGCACTGCTGCTCTCCGATGCCGCCCTGCCCCAACCCGACGCCACCTTATTAGCAGCCGCCCTGCTGGAGGCCCTGCGCACGGCGGGCGTAGCGCGCCTGCCCTGGAGCGAAGCCGCCACGGCGCTGCGGCAGCGGCTGATGTTCCTGCACACGCACTTTCCCGAAACCTGGCCCGACGTGTCGGATGAAACGCTGGCAGCGGAGCTGGAGGAGTGGCTGGCCCCGCACCTGGCTGGTCTTAAAAGCCTAAACGACGTGAGCCGCCTCGACTGGCTGGAGCTGCTGCTGCAGCGCCTGCCCGGCGGCTGGGCCCAGCGCCAGGAGCTGGACCGCCTCGCCCCTGCCCATCTGGAAGTACCCAGTGGCTCCCACGTCGCCCTCGACTACGCCGACCCCACCACGCCGGTGCTGGCCGTGAAGCTACAGGAGCTGTTTGGCCTCATCGAAACGCCCACCGTGGCCGGGGGCCGGGTGCCACTGCTGCTGCACCTGCTCTCACCCGGCGGCCGCCCCGCCCAGGTCACCCGCGACCTGCGCAGCTTCTGGGAGAAAGGCTATTTCGAGGTGCGCAAAGACCTGAAGGGCCGCTACCCCAAGCACCCCTGGCCCGACAAGCCCATGGAGCACGTGCCCACCAAGCTCACCAAAAAGCGCTTCGAGGCGAACCAATAG
- a CDS encoding DEAD/DEAH box helicase — protein sequence MPDLLAALSQHERVVLQAPPGAGKTTVVPLALLEAAWRDGGRILMLEPRQLAARAAATRLAKLLHEPVGETVGYRVRLESKVSSRTRIEVITEGILTRLIQDDPALEGVAAVIFDEFHERSLRADLGLALALDAQAVLRPELRILVMSATLEAERMGAWLQAPVVSSAGFLFPVETHYLSPRQAAAGGSRPAERLATLVPTAVREALRQHPTGDVLVFLPGLADLRRVADKLQPALPDAVQLHLLHGELPLAEQDAALRPVPAGQRKVVLSTAISETSLTIEGVTVVVDGGFARVPRFQARTGFSTLETVPVSQAAADQRRGRAGRLGPGSCYRLWTTAEHDALPAYLPPEILTADLSGLALELALWGAAPQSLRWLDAPPAPPWPSPTTCCAAWELLLMMGRMKMK from the coding sequence GGCGCTGCTGGAGGCCGCCTGGCGCGACGGAGGCAGGATTCTGATGCTGGAGCCCCGGCAGCTGGCCGCCCGCGCCGCCGCCACCCGCCTGGCCAAGCTGCTGCACGAGCCCGTAGGCGAAACCGTGGGCTACCGCGTCCGGCTGGAAAGCAAGGTTTCCAGCCGCACCCGCATCGAGGTCATCACCGAAGGCATCCTGACGCGCCTCATTCAGGACGACCCGGCGCTGGAAGGCGTAGCGGCTGTCATCTTCGACGAGTTTCACGAGCGCAGCCTGCGCGCCGACCTGGGCTTGGCGCTGGCCCTCGATGCCCAAGCGGTATTGCGGCCCGAGCTGCGCATTCTGGTGATGAGCGCCACGCTGGAAGCCGAGCGCATGGGCGCTTGGCTGCAGGCCCCGGTGGTGAGCAGCGCGGGTTTTTTGTTCCCCGTCGAGACGCACTACCTGAGCCCGCGCCAGGCCGCCGCCGGCGGCAGCCGCCCCGCCGAGCGGCTGGCGACGCTGGTGCCCACGGCCGTGCGCGAAGCCCTGCGCCAGCACCCCACCGGCGACGTGCTGGTGTTTCTGCCCGGCCTCGCCGACCTGCGCCGCGTGGCCGACAAGCTACAGCCCGCCCTGCCCGACGCCGTGCAGCTGCACCTGCTCCACGGCGAGCTGCCCCTGGCCGAGCAGGATGCGGCCCTGCGTCCGGTGCCGGCCGGGCAGCGCAAAGTGGTGCTCAGCACGGCTATTTCAGAAACCAGCCTCACCATTGAGGGCGTAACGGTGGTGGTTGACGGCGGCTTTGCCCGGGTGCCGCGCTTCCAGGCCCGCACCGGCTTCAGCACCCTCGAAACCGTGCCCGTCAGCCAAGCCGCCGCCGACCAGCGCCGGGGCCGCGCCGGCCGCCTCGGACCCGGCAGCTGCTACCGCCTCTGGACCACCGCCGAGCACGACGCCCTGCCGGCCTACCTACCCCCTGAAATCCTCACCGCCGACCTCAGCGGCCTGGCCCTGGAGCTGGCCCTCTGGGGCGCCGCCCCGCAAAGCCTGCGCTGGCTCGATGCCCCCCCCGCCCCGCCCTGGCCCTCGCCCACGACCTGCTGTGCCGCCTGGGAGCTGTTGTTAATGATGGGGCGAATGAAAATGAAGTAA